AGCCAGCACAGGCAGCGCCTCTTCATCCAGATGATCCGAATGGTCATGGGTGATCAGACAGACCTCCATATTATTAATCTCCCCCGGTCCAACCGGCGGCGGGAAGGTGCGGTCCGGATTCGGCGATACATAAGGATCGATATAGACCGTCACCTCCGCCCCTTTAACAATGACACTGGCTTGTCCCAGGAACCAGACGGCTACACAGCCATAGGGTACCTTGGTGGCCCGGACTTCTTCGATCAGTTCTTGTCCTGCAAATGGCATATCTGTATACTCCCTTCCTGTCTTTTCTATCAAACTCTAACGCATATCCGCCCCATCCGCAAATGTGTCTTCAGGTCCCGCTGCCTGAATTACAGCACCTCGCCATAACTATCCATGCACTGCCGCCTGAACCGCCCTGCCCCTATACAACAGATTCACTATAGATGTAGTATATTAGGGTATTCATTACCGACTGGAGGAACTACTATGAGCAGGATTGCCAACACCCCCGCACCACCTTATTATGCAGTGATTTTCACCTCTGAACGAACAGACGGTGACCAACAATATGCGGACATGGCAGAAGAAATGGTGCAGCTTGCCGCCGCCCAGCCTGGATTCCTCGGCATGGAGAGTGCCAGGGAAGGCGTGGGGATTACGGTATCCTACTGGGATTCTCCCGAAGCCATACGGCAATGGAAGCAGAACGAGCGGCATCTGGTCGCCCAGCGCAGAGGGATCGGGGAATGGTATCAGTCTTATAAGACAAGAGTGTGCAAGGTGGAAAGAGATTATGGCTTTGAAAAATAGTCCCGCTCCACCCCGCCCGCGCTTCCCTGACATGCGTGATTGCAGGCGTACCCGGCAGCTGATCCCTCCCCGAGTGGACTTGTGTGCCCCTCGGCTTGTTACCAATGCCATTTGATGGGTACAATTATTAAATAGTGTAACTACAACAGGACAGGTAAAGGACAGGTGACAGGCATGCAGAATTACGGATTCGCCAGAGTCGCGGCCGCATCCCCCGAGCTTCGGGTAGCTGACTGCGTCTTCAATGCAGAACAAATTATAGAAGTGATTAAAACCGCACATGCCCAGGAGGTGGAGTATCTGGTCCTGCCGGAGCTGTGCATCACCGGCTACAGCTGTGCGGACCTGTTCCTCCAGCCCCGGCTGCAGGATGCTGCCGTAGAGGCGCTGCTGCGGATTACCGCCGCAACGGTGGAGCATCAGATGATTGTGATCGCCGGCCTGCCCCTCCCCATCAAAAGCAGGCTGTTCAACTGTGCCGCTGTCATCCAGCAGGGCCGGATTCTCGGGATTGTGGTCAAGACCTGCATTCCCGGTTACAGTGAGTTCTACGAGCCGCGCTGGTTTGCCGGTGCGGAGGAGCTGGAGACCGATGAGGTGCGGATCGGCGAAGCTACCGTGCCGGTCGGCAATGATCTGATCTTCGCTTGCAAGGGTAACCGGAATCTCTCCTTCGGCGTCGAGATCTGCGAGGACCTCTGGGTGCCGGTGCCGCCCAGCAGCCTGCTGGCCCAGGCCGGAGCCACGCTGCTGTTCAACCCGTCAGCCAGCAATGAGCTGGTCGGCAAGGCCGATTACCGCCGCCAGCTCGTAAGTAGCCAGTCCGCCTCCTGCGTGGCCGGTTATGTCTATGCAGGCTGCAATACCGGCGAATCGACCACCGATGTCGTCTTCGGCGGGCATTCGCTGATCGCGGAGAACGGCCAATTGCTGGCCGAATCGGAGCGTTTCACCCATGAGAGCCGGATCATCACCGCCGACATCGACCTGCCGCGCCTTCAGTACTCCCGCACCGTGATGGGAACGTTCCGGGCCGGCAAGGGCGGCCGCAATTACCGCGAGCTGCTCTACGCTTCACCGGCCAGCGGCAGCAGCCGCCGGGAGCTGAAGCGGACGGTGGGCGTCAACCCGTTCGTGCCGGGCAATCCGCTGCAGCGGGACGAACGCTGCCAGGAGATCCTCTCGATCCAGACCTCCGGCCTGATGAAGCGTATCCGCCACATCGGCACCAAGCAGGCGGTCATCGGCATCTCCGGCGGGCTGGATTCCACGCTGGCGCTGCTGGTCGCCGTCCGCGCGATGGAGCGACTCGGGCGTCCGGCCAGTGACGTGCTGGCGGTCACAATGCCCGGCTTCGGCACGACAAGCCGCACCTATGACAACGCCGTCGGCTTGATCAAGGCGCTCGGCGCCACCCTGAAGGTCGTAGACATCAAGGCGGCCTGCCTCCAGCACTTCGAGGACATCGGCCACGACCCCGAGGTGCATGACCTGACCTACGAGAACGTACAAGCCCGCGAACGCACGCAGATTCTGATGGACCTTGCCAACAAGAACGGCGGCATTGTTATCGGCACTGGCGATTTGTCCGAGCTTGCCTTGGGCTGGTGCACCTACAACGGCGACCACATGTCCATGTACAGTGTGAATTCGGGCATTCCGAAGACGCTGATCCAATATGTGGTCGCCTGGTATGCGGACCATGAAGCCGATGAGACCGTCAATAAGCTGCTCTACAGCATCATCGAGACCGGAATCAGCCCCGAGCTGCTGCCGCCTTCGGCCACAGGGGAGATTGTCCAGCTCACCGAGAACATTCTCGGACCTTACATTGTGCATGACTTCTTCCTGTATTACATGCTGCGCACAGGGGCCACCCCCGGAAAAATGCTCTACCTCGCCGAGCACGCCTTCGGCGGAGCCTATCCCAGAGAGCAGCTGATCGCCTGGCTGAAGGTGTTCGTCACCCGCTTCTTCACCCAGCAGTTCAAGCGCTCCTGCCTGCCGGACGGCCCGAAGGTCGGCACAGTCAGCCTCTCGCCGCGCGGCGACTGGCGGATGCCGAGCGATGCCTCTGCGGCGCTCTGGCTGCAGGAGATCGAAGAATTGTAGTTTCTGTACAACAGCAAAGAGGCGTCCCCCATCATCACAGGATGATCGGGGACGCCTCTTCTTCAATCTTCAGCCTCACTCATATACATTATCAAGGATCAGCACTTCATCACTTCCGAACGGGGTCTGAATTGTCACGGTATCCCCCGGACAGGCCAGAATCAGTCCTCTGCCCATCGGAGACCAGAGCGAGATACAGAATTCATCCAGCTCGGCTTCACCGGGAATCACAATCCGGTATGCCTCCTTCAGCGTCTCCTGGCCGATCCGCAGCGACACCTGCGACCCGACCAGCACCATTGAACGCTGAAGCGGCCCGTCATCACCGGCCAGAATCCGCTCCACCGTCTCCTGGTACCTGCGGATCATGGCCTGCACCTCGGCCCGCTCTGCCGGCGACTCCCAGGTCCCCCTGTCCAGAATCGAGAATTTATGCTCATCGAGATAGACCAGCTGCTGCACCAGTTCCTCCCGCAGTGAAATCGTCTTGAGACTATGGCTCATAGTAGATTTCACCTACCTTTTTCATCAGGTCATGCTCGAAAACACGCTTGTTCCTGCTCATAGCCCTCATTCCTCCCAAATAGTAAAATAGATCCCGCGTGGGGATCTACTCTCTATGATAGCATCTTTCCAGAGAAAGACAATCTCATGGACAAGGGAGAAATAACCTGAATTCAGCGCTTCACTGAATGGACGAAGCAGCCGCCGCCCGGCTGTACATCCTCTGGTCCTGCAGCCGGATCAGCACCTTGCCGAACCGACCGCCCTGGCGGATAATCACCTTTTGCTCCGGATAAGCAGTGTGCAGATAATCCTGTACAGTCTGGCGGACCGTATCGTTCCCGTCCAAATGATGCAGAGGCAGCATCTCCAGCACTTCAGCAAATGCCTCCTCCGGGGAGACCTCCTTGCTTTTGGCTTCCCGGGATATAATGGACTCGTAGCTATACCCCTTCAGATACAGCAGTTGCATCAGATAGGCCATATCCGAGGATTCTGCATGGACCTCACGGCCGGTCAGCAGCGGCAGCAATTCGTTCATCAGGCTATGCTCCTGGACGCCTGCCGACGTGCTGATGTAACAATACTGACGGGCACAGCTGATCACCTTCTCGGCGCTCTCCCAATCGAATACGGCCGGACACATGGACACGAAGACCAGATCGAAGGCATTCAGCCAGCCCCGGGCGGCAATGTCGATATCCTCAAACGCTTCGCGCACCAGCTCAACCTGCCCGGGAGCCGCTGCCGCCGTGTTTTCCAGAAAAAGCTCAGATAAAGGTACATTAGGCTCTACCGCGGTAACCCTGGCCCCTCTCTCCATAAAAGGCACCGTGAAGCCGCCCGAGGCGGCCCCCACATCCAGCACAGTCAGGCCGCTGAAGTCCACCCCCTGGCCTTCCATCCAGGTAATAATCCGCTCGCTTCGCTCCCGCCCGGCACTGCTGAATACCTCCTCATTGAAAACCTTCGCCTTATGGTCGAAGCTTGTGTGCGGGTTCATCCCCATCGCCTTGAACTTGTTAGCCATCGCCTTGGGGTCCTCCTGCCAGGCCTTCTCCCATACGCTTGCATCAAATAATCCGTTATTCATCTCTGATTCATCCTCTCTTGCGGGCTTGCTTGCCCTATTATCGCTATCGCTTATTACACAGACTTAAAAGACTCTGAATATCCGCAATATATCCGGCAAAAACGGCTTTGCCGCCCTTAAAGGGTCGGCAGCCGTTTCAGCAGGAACAACGCCAAACACCGCCAGCCCCCGTCCTTACTGCATGACCGCATTGTATCAGCCATTGCCTACTGCTGCCATGCCCGCATCTTATCTGCCAGCTCAGACATCATCTTATTCCGCAGATAATCCTCCATCTGCCCCTCGGCCTTGACCATCTCCTGCTGGATCAGGCACTCGCTGGGATGGTCCAGGGTGCAGTCGAACAGCGAGGCCGTGCCTTCGATGGCATGGATGATATCCAGGAAGGAGATCTCTTCCCCCTTGCGCCGCAGGCGGTACCCCCCGTTCGCGCCGGAAGTGGACTCGATCAGCCCCGCCTTGACCAGCTTGGTCAGAATCTTGGACAGATAGGTAGGCGAGACATTCTGCCGCTCGGCCAGCTGCTGGACCCCAATCGGCTTATCCGGCGTGTGCGCGACCAGGAACAGCATCGTGTGCAGCGCGTAGTTCGTTGCTTTGGAATACTTCATGTCTTTTCCACCTTACGTATAAGCTTTGCTTTTAATTACAGACTTCATTTATCTATGATATATTTTATACTCCGGAAATGCAAGTGTAGTTACAAGCAAATCTGTATTCCCCGGAGCCGAGTGTAAGCTTCACGCCCTGTGCCAGTTGTTCGGCGGAATGAATACCGGGGACCTGTTCAAGCTGCTGTCCGTTCCCCGCACCGCTCTCAGACACTTCCGTCAGCAAGGCGTCCGGCAGTAGCACCGTAGCTGTAGTATTCGGGGGAACAACGGCGGTCAATTCCATCCGGCCGGAGCTAAGCGTCCATTCAGAGCGGATCATCCCGTACATCGATTCCAGCCCGGCGGCAGCAGAAGTCAGTCCGCCTCCCGGATGCGGCTGGATCAGAAACTGCTTATAGCCCGGCCCCTCCTCTGTCTGCTCAATCCCGGCCACATAGCGGTACAGGAAATCGCCAACCGCTCCGTAAGCATAATGATTGAACGAATTCATCGTCGCACTCCAAAAGCTGCCGTCCCAATGCTCCCAGATCGTAGTGGCCCCGCGGGTGACCGGATACAGCCAGGAAGGATAGTCCGTCTGCAGCAGGAGCTTGTAGGCAGCAACGTAACGGCCCGCTTCAGCAAGCACCAGATTCAGATAAGGCGTCCCGACAAACCCTGTCGTCAGGTGATACCCGCTCGCCTCCAGCAGTCCGATAAGTCCCGCAACTGTGCGATCTTTCGCTTCCCCCTCCACCAGACCGAACATTAACGCCAGCACACAGGCTGTCTGGGTAGCCGGACCTGCCGGCCCCCTTGGTGCGATGAAGACCTTATTGAACGCATCATGGATTCCACCCCGCCCTATTCTAAGATTGGCCTTATACATAGGAAACGCGTTCCATTCCAATTATAGAACCCCCGATTCCCCGTGTAATCTGTATAATAGGGAAGAGTCACTATTCCAGCTACACAGAAAGGTAGTCCTATGATTAAAGTTCAACACCTGAGCTTCTCCTTCCCGCACAAAGAGCTCTACACTGACATTTCGTTTACGCTTGAAGAGGCGCAGCATTGCGCTTTTATCGGAACCAGCGGCAGCGGGAAAAGCACCCTGATCGACATCCTGATGGACCGGGACAGATATTTGTTCGACGGCAGCGTTGAGGTGGAGCCTGGTTGCAGCATCGGATATGTCAGCCAGTTCGCCAAGCCGGACCTGTCTCTGGATACGACCGTATTTGAATATATAGCCGGCCCCTTCATCAAGCTCCAGGCTGAAATCCAGACCATCTGCACAGAGATGGAGACCTCTGCGGAGATTGAGCCGCTGCTGGAGAAGTATCAATTGGCTCTGGACGCTTTGGAAGCCCTGGGCGGGGATGATTATGAGAGCCTCATTCACAAGCAGCTTAATCTGGCCGACCTCATGAAGCACAGGGATCTTAAGATATCCGGGCTGAGCGGCGGGGAATTCAAGCTGGTGCAGGTAATGAAGGAAATGCTGGTCCAGCCAGACGTCCTGATTATGGATGAGCCGGATGTATTTCTTGACTTCGACAACCTGAATGCGCTTAGGCAGCTCATTAACTCCCATAAGGGAATCCTGCTGGTGGTTACGCACAACCGCTATCTGCTAAACCATTGTTTTAACAAAATCATTCATCTCGAAAATAAGGAGCTGCAGGAGTTTGACGGCCGCTATCTGGAGTACAACCTCTCCCTGCTTCAGACGAAGATAGAGCTGCAGGAGCTGGCCCTTGCCGAACAGGAGGAGATTGAGCGCAACGATGTGATCATCGATAATCTCCGCGCGATCGCCACCTATAATGCCGAAGCCTCCAGAGGACGGGCGCTGAAAGCGAGAGTGAAGTTCCAGGAAAGGCTGGAAGCCCGCAGAATTAAAGCGCCGTTCGTGGATATTAAGCAGCCGCAGATTCATTTCGGGATGGTGCATGAGCCGCAGGACGCTGCCGCTCCTGTTGTGACGGTCCATGAGTACCGGGCCGCCTTCGATGAGCTGCTGCTCGATCAGGTTAGCTTCGAGATGAATGCTACGGATAAAATCGCCCTGATCGGTCCCAACGGAACCGGAAAGACGACCTTACTGCGCGATATTGCGCTGGGCCGGCACGATTCTATAACCTTCAGCCCGGAGGCTAGAGTTGCCTATCTGTCCCAGCTTCAGGGTGAAGTGCTGAACGATTCCAACACCCTGCTCGAAGAATTCATTGAGGCCGGAATGACCACGTATGATGAGATCCGCCTGCACTTGGCAAGCTATGGCTTCGAAGGTGAGATCGTGAACCAGCGGATAGCTGCCCTGTCCGGCGGCGAAAAGAATCTGCTGCAGCTGGCCAAGGTATCCGCCTTGAAGGCCAATGTCCTGCTGCTTGATGAGCCGACCAGCCATCTGGACACCTACACGCAAATCGCGCTGGACAAAGCGATCCGGGAGTACAAGGGTGCGATTCTGATGATCTCCCATGACTTCTATTCCGTGGTCAACGGGATGGATTATGTGCTGATCATTGACGGGAAGACGATCCGCAAGATGACGGTCAAGAAATTTAAGAAGATGATCTACGCCCGGCATTTCGATAAGGATTACCTGGAGCTGGAGCAGCAGAAGCAAGCTGCGGAAACCCGGGTGGAGCTGGCGCTGCAGGATAACAATTTTGAGCTTGCCAAAAGTCTCGTCGCCCAGCTGGAAGAATTGATAAAGCGGATGTAAGGCTACGGGAACAGTATTAAATGTTAAACAAGCCGCCATTCCGGTAGGGTGCAGTAAAACTCCCTTTGCCGGAATGGCGGCTTTTTAGAGGTGCATCAGGCAAAAGTCAAATGAACCGTATGGATCTCATAAGGCTTGAATTCAAGCCGGATCGCAGGTCCGTCCACCGGCTCCGCGTCCAGCGGCCGCTCCATCAGGTCGCATAGCTGCCAGGAGGCGGTCGAATAATCACTGCTTACAGTAGCTGTGCTGCGTGTTCCCGTATACTCATGCAGCCTGATGATGCATCCGCTGCCGTCCTCGGCAAGCTTAACCGCGTCGATGGCAATGTTCGGAGCATCGCAGGTAATCAAGGATTTGCCACTACCTGCGGCGTAGGCTCCTTCCACGGCCAGAAGCGGCTGGTTCAGCGCCCATGCTTCCTGTACCGTGCCCGCAGCCACCCAGTCCCCCTCATGCGGCAGCAGGGCATACGTGAAGTGATGCTCTCCCTGGTCCGCCAGCCGGTCGGGGCTGGTGGCCGAC
This region of Paenibacillus sp. FSL K6-1096 genomic DNA includes:
- a CDS encoding antibiotic biosynthesis monooxygenase → MSRIANTPAPPYYAVIFTSERTDGDQQYADMAEEMVQLAAAQPGFLGMESAREGVGITVSYWDSPEAIRQWKQNERHLVAQRRGIGEWYQSYKTRVCKVERDYGFEK
- a CDS encoding NAD(+) synthase, giving the protein MQNYGFARVAAASPELRVADCVFNAEQIIEVIKTAHAQEVEYLVLPELCITGYSCADLFLQPRLQDAAVEALLRITAATVEHQMIVIAGLPLPIKSRLFNCAAVIQQGRILGIVVKTCIPGYSEFYEPRWFAGAEELETDEVRIGEATVPVGNDLIFACKGNRNLSFGVEICEDLWVPVPPSSLLAQAGATLLFNPSASNELVGKADYRRQLVSSQSASCVAGYVYAGCNTGESTTDVVFGGHSLIAENGQLLAESERFTHESRIITADIDLPRLQYSRTVMGTFRAGKGGRNYRELLYASPASGSSRRELKRTVGVNPFVPGNPLQRDERCQEILSIQTSGLMKRIRHIGTKQAVIGISGGLDSTLALLVAVRAMERLGRPASDVLAVTMPGFGTTSRTYDNAVGLIKALGATLKVVDIKAACLQHFEDIGHDPEVHDLTYENVQARERTQILMDLANKNGGIVIGTGDLSELALGWCTYNGDHMSMYSVNSGIPKTLIQYVVAWYADHEADETVNKLLYSIIETGISPELLPPSATGEIVQLTENILGPYIVHDFFLYYMLRTGATPGKMLYLAEHAFGGAYPREQLIAWLKVFVTRFFTQQFKRSCLPDGPKVGTVSLSPRGDWRMPSDASAALWLQEIEEL
- a CDS encoding GreA/GreB family elongation factor, with the translated sequence MSHSLKTISLREELVQQLVYLDEHKFSILDRGTWESPAERAEVQAMIRRYQETVERILAGDDGPLQRSMVLVGSQVSLRIGQETLKEAYRIVIPGEAELDEFCISLWSPMGRGLILACPGDTVTIQTPFGSDEVLILDNVYE
- a CDS encoding methyltransferase domain-containing protein gives rise to the protein MNNGLFDASVWEKAWQEDPKAMANKFKAMGMNPHTSFDHKAKVFNEEVFSSAGRERSERIITWMEGQGVDFSGLTVLDVGAASGGFTVPFMERGARVTAVEPNVPLSELFLENTAAAAPGQVELVREAFEDIDIAARGWLNAFDLVFVSMCPAVFDWESAEKVISCARQYCYISTSAGVQEHSLMNELLPLLTGREVHAESSDMAYLMQLLYLKGYSYESIISREAKSKEVSPEEAFAEVLEMLPLHHLDGNDTVRQTVQDYLHTAYPEQKVIIRQGGRFGKVLIRLQDQRMYSRAAAASSIQ
- a CDS encoding Rrf2 family transcriptional regulator produces the protein MKYSKATNYALHTMLFLVAHTPDKPIGVQQLAERQNVSPTYLSKILTKLVKAGLIESTSGANGGYRLRRKGEEISFLDIIHAIEGTASLFDCTLDHPSECLIQQEMVKAEGQMEDYLRNKMMSELADKMRAWQQ
- a CDS encoding alpha-L-rhamnosidase C-terminal domain-containing protein; its protein translation is MYKANLRIGRGGIHDAFNKVFIAPRGPAGPATQTACVLALMFGLVEGEAKDRTVAGLIGLLEASGYHLTTGFVGTPYLNLVLAEAGRYVAAYKLLLQTDYPSWLYPVTRGATTIWEHWDGSFWSATMNSFNHYAYGAVGDFLYRYVAGIEQTEEGPGYKQFLIQPHPGGGLTSAAAGLESMYGMIRSEWTLSSGRMELTAVVPPNTTATVLLPDALLTEVSESGAGNGQQLEQVPGIHSAEQLAQGVKLTLGSGEYRFACNYTCISGV
- a CDS encoding ATP-binding cassette domain-containing protein, yielding MIKVQHLSFSFPHKELYTDISFTLEEAQHCAFIGTSGSGKSTLIDILMDRDRYLFDGSVEVEPGCSIGYVSQFAKPDLSLDTTVFEYIAGPFIKLQAEIQTICTEMETSAEIEPLLEKYQLALDALEALGGDDYESLIHKQLNLADLMKHRDLKISGLSGGEFKLVQVMKEMLVQPDVLIMDEPDVFLDFDNLNALRQLINSHKGILLVVTHNRYLLNHCFNKIIHLENKELQEFDGRYLEYNLSLLQTKIELQELALAEQEEIERNDVIIDNLRAIATYNAEASRGRALKARVKFQERLEARRIKAPFVDIKQPQIHFGMVHEPQDAAAPVVTVHEYRAAFDELLLDQVSFEMNATDKIALIGPNGTGKTTLLRDIALGRHDSITFSPEARVAYLSQLQGEVLNDSNTLLEEFIEAGMTTYDEIRLHLASYGFEGEIVNQRIAALSGGEKNLLQLAKVSALKANVLLLDEPTSHLDTYTQIALDKAIREYKGAILMISHDFYSVVNGMDYVLIIDGKTIRKMTVKKFKKMIYARHFDKDYLELEQQKQAAETRVELALQDNNFELAKSLVAQLEELIKRM